In Candidatus Nitrosarchaeum limnium SFB1, the following proteins share a genomic window:
- a CDS encoding Universal stress protein UspA and related nucleotide-binding protein, with product MKKILVPIDGSPNSVRGLEKAIEFAKNDNSSITLLHIATLPPVHVIGHSKDKVKKSLAKNAQKFIKDAEDRCINQSIQFTTKLVYGSDPPYDIEQFAKKYKHDLIVIGAKGKSTLKRLFLGSVSSYLVETAKTPVTVIK from the coding sequence ATGAAGAAAATTCTTGTCCCAATAGATGGATCTCCAAATTCTGTAAGGGGATTAGAAAAGGCGATTGAATTTGCTAAAAATGATAATTCCTCTATAACTCTTCTTCATATTGCAACACTTCCACCTGTGCATGTAATTGGACATTCTAAAGACAAAGTCAAAAAATCTTTGGCAAAAAATGCTCAGAAATTTATCAAAGACGCTGAAGACCGATGCATAAATCAGAGTATACAGTTTACGACAAAATTAGTTTATGGTTCTGATCCACCTTATGATATTGAACAATTTGCAAAAAAATACAAACATGATCTGATTGTGATTGGTGCAAAAGGAAAAAGTACCTTAAAACGCCTATTTTTGGGAAGTGTTTCAAGCTATCTTGTTGAAACAGCAAAGACTCCAGTTACTGTGATAAAATAA
- a CDS encoding iron-containing alcohol dehydrogenase: MHTVRIPKIINFGKNALGETEYPKNALVVTTVPPELSDKWLGKMGIKDYMLYDQVTPEPSIEDVNTVISKFKDKNPSVLIGLGGGSSMDVVKYAAPEMKKEKILIPTTFGTGAEMTTYCVLKFDGKKKLLREDRFLADMAVVDSYFMDGTPEQVIKSSVCDACAQATEGYDSKLGNDFTRTMCKQAFEILYDAIMNDKPENYPYGSMLSGIGFGNCSTTLGHALSYVFSNEGIPHGYSLSSCTTVAHKHNKSIFYDRFKEAMAKLGFDRLTLKADVSEAADTVMTDRGHLDPNPIPITKQDVIKCLEDIKSGNL; encoded by the coding sequence ATGCACACAGTACGCATTCCAAAAATAATTAATTTTGGAAAAAATGCACTTGGTGAAACAGAATATCCAAAAAATGCCCTAGTTGTCACAACCGTTCCTCCAGAACTTTCTGATAAATGGCTTGGCAAAATGGGAATTAAGGACTATATGCTGTATGATCAAGTAACACCTGAACCATCAATTGAAGATGTCAATACTGTAATTTCAAAATTCAAAGACAAGAACCCTTCAGTCCTAATTGGATTGGGAGGAGGAAGTTCAATGGATGTAGTAAAATATGCTGCACCTGAAATGAAAAAAGAAAAAATCTTGATTCCAACTACTTTTGGAACAGGAGCTGAAATGACAACGTATTGCGTTTTGAAATTTGATGGAAAAAAGAAGCTATTACGCGAAGACAGATTTCTTGCTGACATGGCTGTAGTCGATTCATATTTTATGGATGGTACTCCAGAACAAGTCATCAAAAGCTCTGTTTGTGATGCATGTGCACAAGCAACCGAGGGCTATGATAGCAAACTTGGTAATGACTTTACAAGAACAATGTGTAAACAGGCATTTGAGATCCTCTATGATGCAATAATGAATGACAAACCAGAAAACTATCCTTATGGTTCAATGCTTTCTGGTATTGGATTTGGTAACTGTTCCACTACACTTGGACATGCATTATCATATGTATTCTCAAATGAAGGAATTCCACATGGCTATTCTTTGTCTTCTTGTACTACAGTTGCGCATAAGCATAACAAATCCATCTTCTATGATAGATTCAAAGAAGCCATGGCCAAACTTGGCTTTGATAGATTGACTCTAAAGGCTGATGTATCAGAAGCAGCAGACACTGTAATGACTGACAGGGGACATTTGGATCCAAACCCAATCCCAATAACTAAACAAGATGTCATCAAGTGTCTAGAGGATATTAAATCAGGTAATCTATAA
- a CDS encoding Pyridoxamine 5'-phosphate oxidase-like, FMN-binding domain-containing protein: MHSHTKGEKIENIHRNNKVGFEVDRELEFLPSYFEDPKDASLADTLYISVVIKGKASLVTDKEEKTLALNGLMEKYQPEGRYEPLQASMRVLDAVAVIKVVPVTIFGKYKIGQYMQVEKRIDLANKILEKNSPTAKETLRIMGFEITENGIKMIDEPVW, from the coding sequence ATGCATTCTCATACCAAGGGTGAAAAAATTGAAAATATCCACAGAAACAACAAAGTCGGATTTGAGGTAGATCGGGAATTGGAGTTTTTACCTTCATACTTTGAAGATCCTAAAGACGCATCACTTGCAGATACGTTATACATCAGTGTTGTAATCAAAGGTAAAGCATCACTTGTTACAGACAAGGAAGAAAAAACACTTGCACTAAATGGATTGATGGAAAAATATCAACCAGAAGGAAGATACGAACCGCTCCAAGCCTCTATGCGAGTTTTAGATGCTGTTGCTGTAATCAAAGTAGTTCCGGTTACTATTTTCGGTAAATATAAAATTGGACAGTACATGCAAGTAGAAAAAAGAATTGATTTAGCAAATAAAATATTAGAAAAAAATTCCCCCACTGCAAAAGAGACTTTGAGAATAATGGGATTCGAAATTACTGAAAATGGAATTAAAATGATTGACGAACCTGTCTGGTAA
- a CDS encoding hypothetical protein (hypothetical protein Nmar_1108), producing the protein MNDELSDQIERCLKILEENIDILNNIEQTLEDQKEDEMVTGLELHHLYDMADEVAETAKLKRAESNLMRRKIG; encoded by the coding sequence ATGAATGACGAACTTTCTGACCAAATAGAAAGATGTTTGAAAATTTTAGAAGAAAATATAGATATTCTAAATAATATTGAGCAAACTCTGGAAGACCAAAAAGAAGATGAGATGGTCACTGGCTTGGAACTTCATCATTTGTATGATATGGCAGACGAAGTAGCAGAAACTGCCAAACTAAAGAGAGCAGAGTCAAATCTAATGCGCAGAAAAATAGGATAA
- a CDS encoding hydroxypyruvate reductase, whose protein sequence is MIIQNYEDLATSEKKRECLDILEAGLRAADPENIIPKFVTAKEIKINDEVLKIEDFSNIYTVAFGKAGDSMTRALNAIIPIKSGIIVIPKGSKSKIKGKKFQIFNSGHPKPDQTSVKAAKEVTKFLQNRRDGELTIFLVSGGGSALLAIPDDITLEDKIYVTELLLKSGASIQEFNCIRKHLSKIKGGKLVENIKCHGIALVMSDVEGDDLSTIASGTTYKDDTTFLDALNIINKYKLKNKIPLEIMQRFENGFKGEIPETPKKIKIKNYIIANNKDCLKAMESKAKDFGYATKTIQVFGNIKDATQTIMKNIPEEKGCLIFGGETTVEVIGKGMGGRNQELVLRILKNSQNLKKIVIAAIGTDGIDGNSLFAGAITENIKIEESIIKEFLKNSDSGRFFQKQKCNIKTDFTHTNLMDIGIILK, encoded by the coding sequence ATGATTATCCAGAATTATGAAGATCTAGCAACATCAGAAAAGAAAAGAGAGTGCTTGGACATTCTAGAGGCAGGATTAAGAGCTGCAGACCCAGAAAACATCATTCCAAAGTTTGTTACTGCTAAAGAAATCAAAATCAATGACGAAGTTCTTAAAATTGAGGATTTTTCAAACATCTACACTGTAGCTTTTGGAAAAGCAGGAGATTCAATGACAAGGGCATTAAATGCAATAATTCCAATAAAGAGTGGAATAATAGTAATCCCAAAAGGCTCAAAATCAAAAATCAAAGGCAAGAAATTCCAGATTTTTAATTCAGGACATCCAAAACCTGATCAAACTAGCGTAAAGGCTGCAAAAGAAGTTACAAAGTTTTTACAAAACAGAAGAGACGGAGAGTTAACAATTTTTCTTGTTTCAGGCGGAGGTTCAGCATTATTAGCTATTCCAGACGACATAACACTTGAGGACAAAATCTACGTAACAGAGTTATTGTTAAAATCAGGGGCAAGCATTCAAGAGTTTAATTGTATTAGAAAACATTTATCGAAAATAAAGGGTGGCAAATTAGTTGAAAATATCAAGTGTCACGGCATAGCACTTGTTATGTCAGATGTCGAAGGAGACGATCTCTCAACTATTGCATCAGGAACAACATACAAGGATGATACAACATTTCTTGATGCACTAAATATAATCAACAAATACAAATTAAAAAATAAAATTCCACTTGAGATAATGCAAAGATTTGAAAATGGATTTAAAGGAGAAATTCCAGAGACACCAAAAAAAATAAAGATAAAAAATTACATAATTGCTAATAACAAAGATTGCCTCAAAGCAATGGAATCAAAAGCAAAAGATTTTGGTTATGCAACAAAAACAATACAAGTATTTGGAAACATAAAGGATGCAACACAAACAATTATGAAAAACATTCCAGAGGAAAAAGGATGTCTAATATTTGGTGGTGAAACTACAGTAGAAGTGATTGGAAAAGGAATGGGAGGCAGAAATCAAGAACTAGTTTTAAGAATTTTAAAAAATTCACAGAATTTAAAAAAGATAGTCATTGCAGCAATTGGGACTGATGGAATAGATGGAAACTCGTTGTTTGCAGGAGCAATTACTGAAAATATCAAAATAGAGGAATCAATAATAAAAGAATTTTTAAAAAACAGTGATTCTGGAAGATTCTTTCAAAAACAAAAATGTAATATCAAAACAGACTTTACTCACACTAATCTTATGGATATTGGGATAATATTGAAATAA
- a CDS encoding hypothetical protein (hypothetical protein Nmar_1107), whose translation MNEKEEEIERNTNLALKVLEEWGNNSRFIWFRELHRISDIEKGVLRNIINDLKKSKEIQEMHGTNNRIFFCLRKYYKKCYDVEFRFKGKPIMLRDGSKVKIIQGETNATARTRKRIEKQQKRRQVKSRSRIKQRNMRPHKS comes from the coding sequence TTGAATGAAAAAGAAGAAGAAATAGAAAGGAATACAAATTTGGCGCTCAAAGTGTTAGAAGAATGGGGAAACAATTCAAGATTCATTTGGTTTAGAGAATTACATAGAATTTCAGATATTGAGAAAGGTGTTCTAAGAAACATCATTAATGATTTGAAAAAATCAAAAGAAATTCAGGAGATGCACGGCACAAATAATAGAATATTTTTTTGCCTAAGAAAATATTATAAAAAATGTTATGATGTAGAATTTAGATTCAAGGGAAAGCCAATCATGCTCAGAGACGGTAGCAAGGTCAAAATCATTCAGGGGGAGACTAATGCAACTGCAAGGACAAGGAAAAGAATTGAAAAACAGCAAAAACGACGACAAGTAAAATCACGGTCACGAATAAAACAACGAAATATGCGGCCTCATAAATCATAA
- a CDS encoding excinuclease ABC, A subunit yields the protein MAENKLKIRGARHHNLKNIDVDIPKNKLVVISGLSGSGKSTLAFDTIYAEGQRRYVESLSAYARQFLEMMDKPDVDSIEGLSPAISIQQKTTSKNPRSTVGTTTEIYDYMRLLFARIGIPYCTNCSRKISSQSVETICDSILKDFIGQKILILSPIIQRKKGTYEKLFEQIKKDGYSRIRLDGEILSLDGEFPILDKQKWHNIEIVVDRIQTEKSERSRLFEAIQTAIKASKGDVMISSDKSEKIFSQNNACPYCGLTIGELEPRTFSFNSPFGMCKACNGLGVKMEFDADLVIPDKSKSILEGAIVPWSGRFSAFRKQALRAVGKKFGFDLMTPIEKISPKHLRIILHGSNDLIDFKYQSKSGDSSWQYTDAFEGVLVNLQRSFMETDSESKREWLKQFMRDTPCTSCNGKKLKPESLAVKINDKGIMDVCDLSIDQCYDFFATLKLTENEQYIARDVLKEIKERLEFLMNVGLNYLTLNRLSSTLSGGESQRIRLATQIGSNLTGVLYVLDEPTIGLHQRDNERLIKTLTKLRNLGNTVIVVEHDEEIMRNSDWILDLGPGAGVHGGNVVFEGTINQILKSTKSVTGNYLKNNSLINLGEKIRNRSGSLIVKGAAENNLKNIDVEIPLGLFVSVTGVSGSGKSTLINDILLKSLESHFYSTTVKPGRHTEIIGLENIDKVIAIDQSPIGRTPRSNPATYIGVFTHIRELYANTELSKERGYSMGQFSFNVADGRCFACDGDGVKQIEMQFLSDVYVKCDECKGKRYNSETLSVLYKGKNISDILDMTVFEALEFFENIPSIKRKLQTIFDVGLGYIKLGQSSTTLSGGEAQRVKLASELSKRGTGKTFYILDEPTTGLHFADVQKLLDVLNRLVNLGNTVLVIEHNLDVIKNSDWLIDLGPEGGDEGGQIVTVGTPEQVAKSPGSYTGKYLKKLLYTK from the coding sequence ATGGCAGAAAATAAGTTAAAGATTCGTGGTGCAAGACATCACAATCTAAAAAATATTGATGTTGACATCCCAAAAAATAAACTTGTTGTGATTAGTGGATTATCTGGTTCTGGAAAATCCACTCTGGCCTTTGATACAATTTATGCAGAAGGACAAAGACGATACGTAGAATCGCTCTCTGCTTATGCAAGGCAGTTCCTTGAAATGATGGATAAGCCGGATGTTGATTCAATTGAAGGTCTTTCCCCTGCTATATCAATTCAACAAAAAACCACAAGCAAAAATCCCCGCTCTACCGTTGGAACTACAACTGAAATTTATGATTACATGAGGCTACTTTTTGCAAGAATAGGTATTCCCTATTGTACAAATTGTTCTAGAAAAATATCTAGTCAATCCGTAGAAACAATATGTGATTCAATACTCAAAGATTTCATTGGACAGAAAATTCTGATACTGTCCCCTATCATTCAAAGAAAAAAGGGAACATATGAAAAATTATTTGAACAAATAAAGAAAGATGGGTACTCGAGAATACGCCTTGATGGGGAAATTTTGAGCCTAGATGGGGAGTTTCCTATCCTTGATAAGCAGAAATGGCACAATATTGAGATCGTAGTAGATAGAATTCAGACAGAAAAATCAGAAAGATCTAGATTATTTGAAGCAATCCAAACTGCAATCAAAGCATCTAAAGGAGATGTCATGATTTCATCTGATAAATCTGAAAAGATTTTCTCTCAAAATAATGCGTGTCCATATTGTGGATTGACAATTGGTGAGTTAGAACCTAGGACATTTTCATTTAATTCTCCATTTGGAATGTGCAAAGCATGTAATGGATTGGGTGTAAAGATGGAGTTTGATGCAGATCTTGTAATTCCAGATAAGAGTAAATCAATTTTAGAAGGTGCAATTGTTCCATGGAGTGGACGATTTTCCGCATTTAGAAAACAAGCATTAAGAGCAGTTGGGAAAAAATTCGGTTTTGACTTGATGACTCCAATTGAAAAGATTTCTCCAAAACATCTACGAATAATTTTACATGGTTCAAATGATCTGATTGATTTTAAATATCAATCAAAATCTGGGGATTCTTCTTGGCAATACACAGATGCATTTGAAGGAGTATTGGTTAATCTACAACGTTCATTTATGGAAACTGACTCTGAATCAAAACGTGAATGGTTAAAACAATTCATGAGAGATACACCGTGCACTTCATGTAACGGAAAAAAATTAAAACCTGAATCACTTGCAGTAAAAATAAACGATAAAGGAATAATGGATGTGTGTGATTTATCCATTGATCAATGCTATGATTTTTTTGCAACACTGAAACTAACTGAAAATGAGCAATACATTGCACGCGATGTTCTAAAAGAAATCAAAGAGAGATTAGAATTTTTAATGAATGTCGGTTTAAATTATCTTACATTGAATAGATTGAGTTCTACTCTTTCTGGAGGTGAATCTCAAAGAATTCGATTAGCTACTCAGATCGGTTCTAACCTTACTGGAGTATTGTACGTACTTGATGAGCCTACTATAGGATTACATCAACGGGATAATGAACGTCTGATTAAAACGCTAACAAAACTACGAAATCTTGGAAATACTGTCATTGTAGTAGAGCATGACGAAGAAATTATGCGAAATTCGGATTGGATATTGGATTTAGGTCCAGGCGCAGGTGTGCATGGCGGTAATGTTGTCTTTGAGGGTACAATTAATCAAATTCTAAAAAGCACAAAGTCAGTAACAGGTAATTATCTGAAAAATAATTCTCTGATAAATCTTGGAGAAAAGATACGTAATCGTTCTGGTTCTTTGATAGTAAAGGGAGCAGCTGAAAATAATTTAAAAAATATTGATGTTGAGATTCCTTTAGGTCTTTTTGTTTCAGTTACTGGTGTATCTGGCTCAGGAAAATCCACACTGATTAATGATATTTTATTAAAATCCCTTGAAAGTCATTTTTACAGCACAACCGTAAAACCTGGACGTCACACTGAAATCATAGGTCTTGAAAATATTGATAAAGTAATAGCAATTGATCAATCTCCAATTGGAAGAACCCCACGTTCAAATCCTGCCACTTACATTGGGGTCTTTACACATATACGAGAACTGTATGCAAATACAGAACTATCAAAAGAAAGAGGATATTCCATGGGACAATTCTCATTTAATGTAGCTGATGGAAGATGTTTTGCATGTGATGGAGATGGTGTAAAACAAATTGAGATGCAGTTTTTATCCGATGTTTATGTAAAATGCGATGAATGTAAAGGAAAGAGATACAACTCTGAAACTCTATCTGTTTTGTATAAGGGAAAAAATATTTCAGATATTTTAGATATGACTGTTTTTGAGGCATTAGAATTTTTTGAAAATATTCCTTCGATTAAAAGAAAATTACAAACAATTTTTGATGTTGGATTGGGATATATCAAGTTAGGACAATCATCTACCACTTTGTCTGGAGGAGAAGCACAAAGAGTAAAACTTGCATCTGAATTATCCAAAAGAGGTACTGGAAAAACATTTTACATTCTAGATGAACCTACAACAGGATTACATTTTGCAGACGTTCAAAAACTTCTAGATGTGCTAAACAGATTAGTTAACTTGGGAAATACAGTTTTGGTAATAGAGCATAATTTGGATGTGATTAAAAATTCTGATTGGTTGATTGATTTGGGACCTGAAGGGGGAGATGAAGGAGGACAAATAGTTACTGTAGGCACACCTGAGCAGGTAGCAAAATCCCCTGGAAGCTATACTGGAAAATATCTCAAAAAATTACTCTATACCAAGTAA
- a CDS encoding luciferase family protein, which translates to MITEKPLKFGIQNGLNVARAGYSEDQILTACMLADKTGYDSIFYMDHTNVPQWRNAIVLDPWVMLSAIAAVTNNVELGTCVTDAIRRHPSNIALAAITLDRVSKGRAILGIGAGEAQNLKEFCIPFEKPVSKWEEQIQVIKTLYGSTPDNTVNYNGKYYKLEGACLQAPPIRKPHPPTYMASGGTRTLELTGKLGEGWLPIGYTPELFEDHAKQIQTSMNKHNRTQQEKDNFQYALDIDVYFSEDAEESWAKMKEAVKVSLFKPEILRVHGIKEIEGFDFVKYFTEYSMSDQSWIVKMREAATKIPDKIARSSTAVGTPDDIIPTFERFMKAGVNHFVIRFWGKNYFGSIDKFASHVMPYLREKLAK; encoded by the coding sequence ATGATTACTGAAAAGCCATTAAAGTTCGGTATTCAAAATGGATTAAATGTTGCCCGTGCAGGGTATTCTGAAGATCAAATTTTAACTGCTTGTATGCTTGCCGATAAAACCGGTTATGATTCTATTTTCTATATGGACCACACAAATGTTCCTCAGTGGAGAAACGCTATAGTATTAGATCCCTGGGTAATGCTTTCTGCAATTGCTGCAGTTACTAACAATGTTGAATTAGGAACATGTGTGACTGATGCAATTAGAAGACATCCTTCAAACATTGCACTAGCTGCAATTACACTTGATAGAGTTTCAAAAGGAAGAGCCATTTTAGGAATTGGTGCAGGCGAAGCTCAAAACCTAAAAGAGTTTTGCATTCCATTTGAAAAACCCGTTTCAAAATGGGAAGAACAAATTCAAGTTATCAAAACTTTGTACGGTTCAACTCCTGATAACACTGTAAATTACAATGGTAAATATTACAAATTAGAAGGTGCATGTCTTCAAGCACCTCCAATCAGAAAACCTCATCCACCAACATATATGGCATCAGGTGGAACACGTACTTTGGAATTAACCGGAAAACTTGGGGAAGGTTGGTTACCAATTGGTTATACTCCTGAGTTGTTTGAAGATCATGCAAAACAAATCCAGACATCTATGAATAAACATAATCGAACTCAACAAGAAAAAGATAATTTTCAATATGCATTAGATATTGATGTTTACTTTTCAGAAGATGCAGAAGAATCTTGGGCAAAAATGAAAGAAGCAGTAAAAGTAAGCTTGTTCAAGCCTGAAATCTTACGTGTACATGGAATTAAAGAAATCGAAGGATTTGATTTTGTAAAATACTTTACAGAATATTCAATGTCTGATCAGTCTTGGATTGTCAAGATGAGAGAGGCCGCAACAAAGATTCCTGATAAAATTGCTCGTTCATCAACTGCAGTTGGAACACCTGACGATATTATTCCAACATTTGAGAGATTCATGAAAGCCGGTGTAAACCACTTTGTAATTAGATTCTGGGGTAAGAACTACTTTGGTTCAATTGATAAATTTGCAAGCCATGTAATGCCTTACCTGAGAGAAAAACTCGCAAAGTAA
- a CDS encoding excinuclease ABC subunit B: MQQLHEFELVSEFEPTGDQPQAIDLLVEGVKKRQIQTLLGVTGSGKTFSIANVIARTGKNTLVISHNKTLAAQLYSELKQFFPKNNVGYFVSYYDYYQPESYLPQTDTYIEKDTQINEKIEKLRLEATAMLLSGEPTIIVSTVSCIYSLGNPKDWDDLAITINSGDVIKRSDLIKKFIDARYERNDTEIAPGNFRVKGDTIDIIPAYSEDIVRISMFGDDVEKIMLLDNISLKEKRKINQIKIFPAKHYLIAKDVREKAVRSIKDELEKRLPELNELEKQRLEMRTKYDLEMIEELGYCSGIENYSRHFDGRNPGEKAFCLMDFFGDDYLLVIDESHVTLPQLHGMYKGDYSRKKELVTYGFRLPSAYDNRPLKFEEFEGYLKNTIFVSATPSEYEKKISAQIAEQLVRPTGLLDPVVEIRPTKDQMDDLIQEIAKRAVKNERVLVTTLTKRMAEDLAEYLSKKQVRVRYMHSEIEGLQRTELIRQLRLGEFDVLVGINLLREGLDIPEVSLVAILDADKEGFLRNFTSLIQTFGRAARNVNGSVIMYADNITKSMSNAIDETNRRKEKQIQYNKEHNITPQTIIKSVPEQITTLDESKLKSIHDMTTDIIELESQMKKYSEELDFERAIECRDRIKRLEKEIKFKDGRK; the protein is encoded by the coding sequence TTGCAACAGCTACATGAATTTGAATTGGTATCTGAGTTTGAACCAACGGGTGATCAACCACAGGCAATTGATTTGTTGGTAGAAGGAGTAAAAAAACGCCAAATACAGACATTGCTAGGTGTAACTGGTAGTGGCAAAACATTTTCCATTGCAAATGTTATTGCAAGAACTGGGAAAAACACGTTAGTGATTTCTCATAACAAAACTTTGGCTGCCCAATTATATTCAGAATTAAAACAATTCTTTCCAAAAAATAACGTGGGTTATTTTGTATCCTATTATGATTATTATCAGCCTGAAAGCTATCTACCTCAAACAGATACCTATATTGAAAAAGATACACAAATTAACGAAAAAATTGAAAAATTACGATTAGAAGCAACTGCAATGTTGCTTTCTGGCGAACCTACAATTATAGTTTCAACTGTATCCTGTATTTACTCACTTGGTAATCCAAAAGATTGGGATGACTTGGCAATTACAATTAATTCTGGAGATGTGATTAAAAGAAGCGATTTAATTAAAAAATTCATAGATGCAAGATATGAAAGAAATGATACTGAAATAGCTCCTGGAAACTTTCGCGTCAAGGGTGATACAATAGATATCATTCCTGCATATTCTGAAGATATTGTAAGAATATCCATGTTTGGAGACGATGTGGAAAAAATTATGTTACTTGATAATATCTCGCTTAAAGAAAAACGTAAAATAAATCAAATTAAGATATTTCCTGCAAAACACTATCTGATTGCAAAAGATGTTAGAGAAAAAGCTGTCCGTTCCATTAAAGATGAGCTAGAAAAACGATTACCTGAACTAAATGAATTAGAAAAACAAAGGTTGGAGATGAGGACCAAATATGATTTAGAAATGATTGAGGAACTTGGTTATTGCTCTGGAATTGAAAACTATTCAAGACATTTTGATGGGCGAAATCCAGGTGAGAAAGCATTTTGTTTGATGGATTTTTTTGGAGATGATTATTTACTAGTAATTGATGAATCACATGTCACTTTACCACAATTACATGGAATGTACAAAGGTGATTATTCAAGAAAAAAAGAACTAGTTACGTATGGTTTTCGCCTTCCAAGTGCATATGATAACCGCCCCTTAAAATTTGAAGAATTTGAAGGATATCTAAAAAACACTATTTTTGTATCTGCAACTCCAAGTGAGTATGAAAAGAAAATATCTGCTCAAATAGCTGAGCAATTAGTTAGACCCACTGGATTACTTGATCCTGTTGTGGAGATTAGACCAACTAAGGACCAAATGGACGATTTAATTCAAGAAATTGCCAAAAGAGCTGTCAAAAATGAGCGTGTTTTAGTAACTACCCTTACAAAACGAATGGCTGAAGATTTAGCAGAATATCTCTCAAAAAAGCAAGTTAGAGTACGATACATGCACTCTGAAATAGAGGGACTACAAAGAACAGAATTAATTCGCCAATTACGATTAGGGGAGTTTGATGTTCTAGTTGGAATTAATCTGTTAAGAGAAGGATTGGATATACCGGAGGTTTCACTAGTTGCAATTTTAGATGCAGACAAGGAAGGATTTTTGAGAAATTTTACTAGCTTGATTCAAACATTTGGAAGGGCTGCAAGAAATGTAAACGGTTCTGTGATCATGTATGCAGATAACATAACAAAATCAATGTCAAATGCAATTGATGAAACAAACAGACGTAAAGAAAAACAAATTCAATATAATAAAGAACATAATATCACTCCTCAAACAATAATAAAATCAGTACCTGAACAAATCACAACATTAGATGAATCTAAATTAAAATCAATTCATGACATGACCACTGATATTATTGAACTAGAGTCTCAAATGAAAAAATATTCTGAAGAATTAGATTTTGAGAGAGCAATAGAATGTCGAGATAGGATAAAAAGACTGGAAAAAGAGATTAAATTTAAAGATGGCAGAAAATAA